The Cuculus canorus isolate bCucCan1 chromosome 26, bCucCan1.pri, whole genome shotgun sequence genomic sequence CGTGCAGCCTTCAGGTGCTGAATGCCTCGAGACTGGATGAGAAATCTCTCAGGTGCAATGCGTGTTAAGAGAAACATTATTCGTCCCTCGTCTCCATGGTGACACCAGGAAGCACTCGAGTCTTCTTGCTTTAGCAATCCTAAGGTCAGGATGCAAGTGCCACTTACAGACTTTAGAAGGATTTCTCGTGGTTCACCTTGACTGGGAAGGCCCAGGGCAAAccccttctgctgctctgttctggCTTTCGTCCTGTTGAGTTAAAATGCAGGTGGCAATCAGAGCACCCTGCAGATCTGGTGTTACACATACAGTGAGCTCTGGCCTGGACCACCACAACGAtgtacttctttctctctttctccagccctcagctgAGGATGTCCTTCATTGTTTTTTCAACAAGAGCAATGGTGGAGAAGTTTGTTCACAGGCACTTCTACCTAATGACCACGAGTCCCCTTTCTGGCTCTGTAAGGGGAACGTGACTTTACAAACTCATACGGAACGACAGCAAAGGGCACAGTTAGGATGCAGAGGGATTGATAGAAATGCTATGAAAGAAGGAGCACTTCTGGAGCAGGTGAAGGAGCACCTCTAAAAGGGCTGCTTCTGTAGCAGGCACAGCTAAGAAACAAATCCAAATTGTCAGAGACTGGATAACTTTAGAACTCTCTATCTACCTTAGTTTGTACTGGACAAGTGAAAAACCTAGACATCTGGCAAATTTTCCACACCAAACAAGGCAAATAAGCTCTTATGCCACAGCTCTGTGGAGCTTTATACAATCCAGAGAAATATGAAAACCCATGCTCTGAATAAGAGTTGTCACAAAATGCCCATTGCTACGGCTCCTCCCTTACTCAGATGTTGTTCTCTCCACTTATGGCCCCTTTCTAGAATCAGCCCTTAGTCCATAATCAGGTACCACATTTGTGAAGAGGCTCTGCGAAGATGCAGAACCATGTCTGAAGAGAGGGAAGCAGATCCCAAGAGAACGAGCTCAGAAACGAAGGTTCGTGAAATAACTCAGTCATTTCTATTGTTTAGAATCAATGTCCTGATTGCCAGAAACTCGCTTAATGTGTTTAACACAGCAAGATTAACACCTCCGTTGACTTAATAGATGGTATCTGTTGTGGATAAAATATCCGGGTGAAACTTTTGCCACATAGGCACAAAGTGCCACTGCAAATTCTATCAGGTATCTATTCTCTCGTTGTGATATTCTTCTTCCCATTTAAAAGTTACTGTCAAATACTTTGAGCTTTCCATGATAAGTTTTCAGTCATCTTCCTGCAGGCAATGAATTCAAGGCTGCTGGTATCAAAGCCTCCTCTTAACAGAGCCCTTCCTCAGAAAACCTGTTATGATTTTGTCAACACAGGGCATGTGCCAATAAGGTAAGGACATTTTTTGATTACCTTTGGGATATTGATGTATAAAACACTCTGTGTAAGAGTACACACCAACTGCCAGCAGATATTGCCTCGCCTTCCATCACAATGAAGTTCACTCTAAGTATATGCATATGtcatttctttcaaatacagaagGAAACCATTCAGAACTTGATtaatcaagagaaaaagagagttGCCACATGGGAAATAAACAATGTCTGCCTTGATGTTAGCACAGACTGTGAAAAGAATTCTGGGGAGTAAAACAAATATTAGCACGAAGGAACTGACAACAAATTGCAGTGAAATACGGTAAACAATCCTCTACCTCTAAAACGCATTGTGACAAGTTAAGAAAAACGTATTCTATAGGACAACCAACAGCTGGACTGAGGTGAAGCACCAAAACACTGACCCAAACCTGCTAATGTGTCCATAAGGGAAAAATCAGGTCTGTCTCTCTGCAACGCACAACCTGGAGACCAGGCTTCGTCAGGAAGGTTTTGGGCTCCAGCTGTTGACACAAGGCGAGGTTTTGTAGGCAACTGCATGCAGATACAATCCCTGCTACCACGGGTCCTGCCACAGAACGGTTTTGCGATTCAAAACTCGTGTTGCAGCTTAGGTTTGACCCCAAAGATTCACTAACAGGTGTGGTAGTCCCAGCTTAGAAAGACTCAGCTCAATTTCTAAATGGCATTTCCTGGTACATTTCCAACACAATGTTGGAAGAATTTCAGCTACATTGTTTTCTCAGTTCAAATCTAAtcagtttttcctgttctttcagGATCCAACTTCTTGAAGCAAACTGTTTCATGTTTGTAAGTTAAGATTAAGGAACTGCCAATCACATGCCTGTGGCCACCTCAGGGCTGATCCcacctgctccatccctgccgCTCCTGAACCTCAGCAATGGGCAGTGGGCTCTGCCCTTGGAGCATGACCCCAACACAGTGTCACACAGACACTTGTGAGCGCTGCCGCCTGTTGAGAACCAACGACATCCCTATCATTGGACACAACGGCAGAGACTAAAATTGTCCCTGGGGCTTGTGCCCTCGGCTCCGTGACAGTGAGACCAGATTTACCGAGATGTTGCACTGGCAGCACTGGATAGAAATTACTTTCACTTATCCTGGGGACCGCTTTGGTTACCTGGGCACACGCAGTGCATTTTGGAAGGTTCAAAGGGTCTATGAGAAggtcaacatgagccggcaatgtgcactcgcagcccagaaaacaaCCGTGTCCTGGGATGGATCAAAAGAAATTTGGTCAGCTGGGcgaaggaagtgattctgcctctctgttctgCCCTggtaagacctcatctggaatactgtgtccagttctggaatcctcaatgtaagaagcagatggagctgttggaatggttcagaggaggctacaaagttgatccaagggctggagaaccttcccatatgaggacaggctgagagagttggggttgttcagcctggagaagagaaggctccgaggagaccttatagcaaccttccagtactgaaggggctacaggaaagttggagagggactgttcataaaggcttgtagtgataggatgagggggaatggggataaactggagagggtcagatttagactggacattaggaagaatttcttcaccatgagagtggtgagggcctggaaaaggttgcccagggaagctgtggctgccccatccctggaagtgttcaaggctgggttggatgggcctcgggcagcctgagctagtggcAGGTGTCCTTGCACtagggaactggatgatctttaaggtcccttccaacactaagtattctatgattcaatgattctaggattctatgattctttattttatctACTGTGAGGTTTTGTTTGACACCCTAGCCTATCTCCGGCCATAGTTTGACGTGAGTTTTCTGAGTGATTAGTACATGGCAGAAAGCTACTATCAAGcatatttgatattttattgaCAATGGGTTCTTATCTGAGAATTATCAGAGCCTGTCAGGTCACAAATCCACCTGCTGATGAAGCAGTTACAgtaaaaattagttttcaatGATGTGCAGACAGGGATacaaatcacaaaataattttatttcaacacTGAACTGTTCCACCCCTAAATCTGAACATGTATATAAGGTGGACTTTTCACATCGCTCATTCTGCCTGCACCAGCATCAGCTCTGCAGTCAAGATGAAACTGACTGTGAGTATGCCGGCTTCTTTATTCCTTGTAAACTAAAACTCTGTCCAAACccattgcctttctctctcAGGAGCGCCTACAGCCACTTAGAGCAAAAAGATACTCCCTGGGGAGAtgcctctcctcccaagtgagCAACTCTCACCCTGTTCACCTCATCAGACCAAGAGCTCAGGATATCTTTCAAGGTGTAACTGCATTTACTCAACATACAGGAAGCCCAATCCATGCTTATTCTTGTCAATGCCTTTGCCAAACTGGAGCAATGCAGTGATGGATCAACCACTTTCTTGGAATGTCTAAGCAGAAGGAATTGAATTCCTTCTCCCCACTCTTCTAGAATACCCGTACACGACTGCATTGCAAACACCACATTGAGAAAAAGGCACTAGGAATCTCTTGACCACGTTTGTCAGCCACACCTGCAGTTACacttttctgcctcatttccatttcagattGTGACTACCGTCCTCCTTGGACTCCTGCTGACTCCAGCCCTTGCTGATTACGTGAGTAGAGGGACCAAGTTATGCATAAGTCGTTGCTCTTTCCATCGTCCCCGCTTCTTgcattttccttgcttctctcccagtccctttggaggaaaggaatcTCACACTTCTTTCAAGCATAAAACTCGTGCCCAAATAGATGACATTTGTAAGatacagaaattattcattGAGTCTACGACACAGCCTTTCTTATGTGTCATTTTGCAAAAGCTGTGCTCACCAGCGTTGCTCCCTGTGGGACAGCCTTTATTCTGTCAGAGCAGCAATTTTCTATAGCTTTCAGGAGGCAACTGACAGTCTAAAAgtgttgtttcattttggtttccAGAATTCGGATACTGAAGGTAATCAGCACTCGAATGGAAATGACCAAAACATAAACGAGTTCTTCCAAAAGACTCCAATCATGACAAAGCAAGTCAGTGTTGCTGGAGGCCTCCAAACTCTGACCATCGATAGGCAACGGCGCATTGCAACTGTCCAGCAAGAGGGCAGCCAGGGGTCATGGAAAACTATGTGGAACTACAATTCGGTGAGTGGCAAGGAGCACtctttctcagaaaatgaaCAAGGAGAGCAGCTCCTCTAAAGCTGACCAAAACATAGGACTTAATTCTTAAGCAGCTGAATTCCTACATGACAATAATTTTATTCCACAGGGTGCAGTTGCAACCAAAGTGCTGCCACAGAGAGCCTGCTACATTTCCAAGGTGGACAGAAAGCAGCTGCCTAGCTTTGATGAACTTCCTGCACTGGCTGATGAGAGCATGGTAAGATGAAAAAGGAGTTATGGTCAAAGCCATTCAGATCGCACCATTGATGATGAATTTGTGTCAAAGTCAACAGTGTTTGACATTAACAATATCTCAAACCACTGAAAAGTCAGAATGTCCGGTTGCAAGTGCTGTGGTTGAGGACTATCATGTTTTTTCAAAGTTGTAAAtgacttagattttttttagaatgtCATGGATTACTTAGATTTCAAAATTCCAAtgcttttttcctaagaaatcaGCACCAAGTAAGCCTGAGTTCAGCCCCCAGAATTCCTAATGGACCCCTGGTCATGTGGTGCAAAAGAGACTAAACATGGTTTTGGCGAAACACCAAGAACGTAGCCATCATTCCAGAGATAGGAACGTGCATGGCATTAAATGGATGGGGGCACTGATCTTGTTGGACGATGTTATTTGATGTTTAGAGCCTGAAAGGTCAAAGACAACCTTCAAAAAAGCTCACATTCGTCACTGAGAGACGCATCCGTGACCTCAGGTCTTATGGACAAGACATCGTTGATCTGTGCAGAGGACTCCCCACCTACAATGCTTATGTAGTGTACGGTGAGTACAGGCATATGGATTCCATCTATGACTAGccaggtggggtttttttccccttggggAATAACACAGAAGTGATGCTGTTCAGCAAGAGACGGGCAAAATTCAAGAACCTCAGGAATTGCAGAGAGGGCTTGATACCTCTGCAGATCAGGACTGGAAGAGTGTTGAGTCACAACCAGATCGACTACCCATTTTGGGTAAGTTCATGGTGGCTTAAGTTTTGGCCCAGAGTTTTTCAAGGTGACCTCACCTGCAATGCCAGGGTACAGAAAAAGGTTCACCCAAAGAATTGCTGTCCTTCACTTCCAAGACTGATGATCAGGTCCTGAGGAATCCCACCAAACACTCGTGTTTTGCTACACTAAGCCAAGTTGCCTCATTCCCTGTAGGACTGCCACAGGTGGAATGATTACATTGTCTAGGAGTTTGGTGACCTGCACTTCACAGCATTCTCTGACACTATCAAACCCTCGCAGGGGCTGCTCTCTGGCACTGGCACAGCCGTGTGACACACAGCGATATATACGACCAGTACAGATTGTCACAGTGCCCCCCCGTACTTATTCAGTGTTTGGAATAACTCCTCACTGTGTGCTCTGCTTTGGTTCCTGAGGTGGCTGCATTTGATCAAACACGCCAGCGCAACGTGCCTGGTATTGAGGGCTGCCAAGGAATGCTCAGGGCACTTAACGCCACCTCAGCTGTTTCCTCATgctatgttttccttttcttcttcttcaagGAACCCCGTATCAATACAATCAAGAAGCATGTGATACACTTGGTGTCCTGGAAATTCTGGGCCTCCAGTACTGCCATCAGTATGAGCAGGGTTTGAATAGCGGTGAGTTAATTTGAGCAGGGCGTGAAGCAGGTCATTGGAACCGACTGAACCAAGTACAGATGATCCATAGCGGCTGCACAAAGCCAACCCCAATGCTGTTCTTCCACAACATCTCCTCTTTTGAGGGTTTCGCTCTTGATGGTTCAGATGCTGACACAGATCAATTGgttactatttcttttaaataaatacctttAGCATGGTTTAACTCTGGCTACTGTCTCATTTACATACCCTTTGTCAAGTATGAACACATCCAGAAACCTATTTGGATTGCAAATCTTCTCCTCATTTGGAGCCCTTTGAAATCTCTTTTCAAAGGCTGCTCATAACCCAGGGCACACCCAGTGAGGTGCGCAGGGTGGCAGTGTGTGTTCATTATAGATGAGGCACACGGAATGGAGGgcatttcatagaaccatagaattgtttgggtcaAAGAGACTTCTAAGGGCCATCTGGTCCAATCCCCTTCAATAAGCAAGAAATCATCAACCTgatcatgttgctcagagccttgtccaatctgaccttgaatgcttcTGGGAACAGGGtttccaccactgctctgggcaacctgtgctgctgttttgaCACCTTCAGCATAAAGAATCTCTTCCTTAAATCTACTGTGGAGcctccctctttcagtttaaaacagaTACCACTTG encodes the following:
- the LOC128854654 gene encoding gastrokine-1-like; translated protein: MCTRSPENNRVLGWIKRNLVSWAKEVILPLCSALIVTTVLLGLLLTPALADYNSDTEGNQHSNGNDQNINEFFQKTPIMTKQVSVAGGLQTLTIDRQRRIATVQQEGSQGSWKTMWNYNSGAVATKVLPQRACYISKVDRKQLPSFDELPALADESMSLKGQRQPSKKLTFVTERRIRDLRSYGQDIVDLCRGLPTYNAYVVYGTPYQYNQEACDTLGVLEILGLQYCHQYEQGLNSGPP